The proteins below come from a single Pandoraea apista genomic window:
- a CDS encoding MarR family winged helix-turn-helix transcriptional regulator — translation MRPVHPSLDQFLTYKMHRLMKQHDKRIAQSYADAAQLSLAESRVLAAVGTAGALSNSELARRANLDKSQASRGADGLVTRGLVRRGPDEHDGRAVKVSLTPEGERVWRVVIDAARAHYERLFEALTDDEMRVYERLLDKLLLRSDELDAME, via the coding sequence ATGCGGCCAGTCCACCCATCGCTCGACCAGTTCCTGACGTACAAGATGCACCGTTTGATGAAGCAGCATGACAAGCGCATTGCGCAGTCGTATGCCGATGCGGCGCAACTGAGTCTTGCCGAGTCGCGCGTGCTTGCCGCCGTGGGCACGGCGGGCGCGCTGTCGAACTCGGAACTGGCGCGCCGCGCGAATCTCGATAAGAGTCAGGCGAGCCGGGGCGCGGACGGTCTGGTCACGCGAGGGCTGGTGCGTCGCGGGCCGGACGAACACGATGGCCGCGCGGTCAAGGTATCGCTCACACCGGAAGGCGAGCGCGTGTGGCGCGTGGTGATCGATGCCGCTCGCGCGCACTACGAGCGGTTGTTCGAAGCGCTGACGGACGACGAGATGCGCGTGTACGAGCGCCTGCTCGACAAGCTGCTGCTGCGCTCGGACGAACTCGACGCGATGGAATGA
- a CDS encoding FAD-dependent monooxygenase: MHRPETTPRASLYHAYRVHPHFAPQGDTPEVPVTVVGGGPIGMVTALALARHGVRCVVLQAEQQVSEGSRAIVFTRRSQEILQAVGVADAVVAKGLPWTSGNSYYRGQRVFRMESPVDEDDRFAPLINLQQNVLESYLVDAIEREPLVEMRWGNKLVGLTQDAHGVALQIDTPDGEYTQRTQWLVAADGARSTVRTALGLRFEGASYEGRFVIADIRIDLDLPTERLAYFAPDWNPGNTVLMHREPDGIWRVDYQLPVSETSDHALQPETIRERINAQLEMMGLGGKPWELDWCSVYSARALTLPDYVHGRVLFAGDAAHLLPIFGVRGANTGFQDAIDLSWKLAAVAKGVAPPPLLASYTHDRVGAAREIIAEAGKSTRFMTPPSHGFRVLRDAVLDLSLEHEFVRPLFHWRTSRAHDYRDSPLNCPNDDNAQMTSGPAVGAPAPNVKLGENDYLYDRLGAAFHLLTFGGAPFDDGLLREIATWRESGVPVKVIAFAPSQSTVTGADITLPDPTGHAAAKYGAANGTAYLVRPDHHVCARWQQIDAARLASALAQATART; this comes from the coding sequence ATGCATCGACCAGAGACCACCCCGCGCGCGTCGCTTTATCACGCGTACCGCGTTCATCCCCACTTTGCGCCGCAGGGCGACACGCCGGAAGTCCCCGTCACCGTGGTTGGCGGCGGCCCTATCGGCATGGTCACGGCGCTCGCGCTGGCACGCCATGGTGTGCGCTGCGTCGTGCTGCAAGCCGAGCAACAAGTCTCGGAAGGCAGCCGCGCCATTGTCTTCACGCGCCGCTCGCAGGAAATTCTGCAAGCCGTGGGCGTGGCCGACGCTGTCGTTGCCAAAGGTCTGCCGTGGACCAGCGGCAATTCGTACTATCGCGGCCAGCGCGTGTTCCGCATGGAATCACCGGTGGACGAAGACGACCGCTTCGCGCCGCTCATCAACCTGCAACAGAACGTGCTCGAGAGCTATCTCGTCGATGCCATCGAGCGTGAGCCGCTCGTCGAGATGCGCTGGGGCAACAAGCTCGTCGGCCTTACGCAGGACGCGCACGGCGTGGCGCTGCAAATCGACACGCCCGACGGCGAATATACGCAGCGCACGCAGTGGCTCGTCGCCGCCGACGGCGCGCGCTCGACCGTGCGTACCGCGCTCGGCTTGCGCTTCGAGGGCGCGAGCTACGAGGGCCGCTTCGTCATTGCCGACATTCGCATCGATCTTGATCTGCCGACCGAGCGGCTCGCGTATTTCGCCCCCGACTGGAATCCGGGTAACACCGTGCTCATGCACCGCGAGCCCGACGGCATCTGGCGTGTGGACTATCAACTGCCGGTGTCGGAGACCTCCGACCATGCGCTGCAACCCGAGACGATTCGCGAGCGCATCAACGCCCAACTGGAGATGATGGGGCTCGGCGGCAAGCCGTGGGAACTCGACTGGTGTTCGGTGTATTCGGCGCGTGCGCTCACGCTGCCCGACTATGTGCATGGCCGCGTGCTCTTCGCGGGCGACGCGGCGCATCTGCTGCCGATCTTCGGTGTGCGCGGTGCCAATACCGGTTTTCAGGACGCCATCGATCTGTCGTGGAAACTGGCGGCCGTGGCGAAAGGCGTAGCGCCGCCCCCCCTGCTCGCGTCGTACACGCATGACCGCGTCGGCGCCGCCCGCGAGATCATTGCAGAAGCCGGCAAGAGCACTCGCTTCATGACGCCGCCGTCACATGGCTTTCGCGTGTTGCGCGACGCCGTGCTGGATCTCTCGCTCGAACACGAGTTCGTTCGACCGCTGTTTCACTGGCGCACATCGCGGGCGCACGACTATCGCGACTCGCCGCTGAATTGCCCCAACGACGACAACGCGCAAATGACGTCTGGCCCGGCGGTTGGCGCACCGGCACCGAATGTGAAGCTCGGCGAGAACGACTATCTCTACGATCGTCTCGGCGCCGCGTTCCATCTGCTGACGTTCGGCGGCGCACCGTTCGACGACGGCTTGCTTCGTGAGATCGCAACGTGGCGCGAAAGCGGTGTACCGGTGAAGGTCATCGCGTTCGCCCCGTCGCAAAGCACGGTCACGGGCGCGGATATCACGCTGCCCGATCCGACGGGACATGCCGCAGCGAAATACGGTGCGGCCAACGGCACGGCGTATCTCGTGCGCCCCGATCACCATGTCTGCGCCCGTTGGCAGCAGATCGACGCTGCGCGTCTTGCCAGTGCGCTTGCGCAGGCAACGGCCCGCACGTGA
- a CDS encoding MFS transporter — MSRIKPAAGLAGGVSPSASPAAIAACATAAFDGPHVQQTASTDAMERAVVRKVSRRLLGFLFLLFLFSFLDRINVGFAALTMSQDLGLTSTMFGMASTVFYLTYVLCGVPSNLMLVKFGARRWIGAILIAWGLASSATMFAHDATSLYLIRAIVGITEAGFLPGMLLYMGDWFPSAARARANAWFMIAMPVTSALGAAASGYLLRLDGVAGLAGWQWLFVLEGLPTVLLGVVTWWYLDDKPAHARWLSAAEKQTLDTMIARDRAAALAQQAPRARQPGAASGTNGSVWRAILTPSVAKFALGYFCLVNTLSLASLWIPQIVKSFGTTSSNVTIGLLAAIPSVCTIAGMIWWGRRSDRLQERRWHLVLPMLFSAAGWVVTCFAPDPSLRLAGVAMASTGAYTAMAIFWTVPDRSLAPHTRALGLAVINAVGNLGSALSPIVVGMLKDWTHSFTSGLMFAAASLLVGIAVLWCAPLGQRRVAH, encoded by the coding sequence ATGAGTCGTATCAAGCCTGCCGCCGGCCTCGCCGGCGGCGTTAGTCCATCGGCATCTCCTGCCGCTATCGCGGCTTGCGCCACTGCCGCCTTCGACGGCCCCCACGTCCAACAGACCGCATCCACCGACGCTATGGAACGCGCCGTCGTGCGCAAGGTTTCCCGCCGCTTGCTGGGCTTTCTGTTCCTGCTGTTCCTGTTCTCGTTTCTCGATCGCATCAACGTCGGTTTTGCCGCACTCACGATGAGTCAGGACCTGGGGCTCACGAGCACGATGTTCGGCATGGCCTCGACCGTGTTCTATCTGACGTATGTGCTGTGCGGCGTGCCAAGCAATCTGATGCTCGTGAAGTTCGGTGCGCGCCGCTGGATCGGCGCGATTCTGATCGCATGGGGGCTGGCGTCGAGCGCCACCATGTTTGCGCACGACGCCACGAGCCTCTACCTCATTCGCGCCATCGTCGGTATCACCGAAGCGGGCTTTCTGCCGGGCATGCTGCTGTACATGGGCGACTGGTTTCCGTCGGCCGCCCGCGCCCGCGCCAACGCGTGGTTCATGATCGCGATGCCGGTAACGTCGGCCCTCGGCGCTGCCGCCTCCGGTTATCTGCTGCGTCTGGACGGTGTCGCGGGACTCGCGGGCTGGCAATGGCTGTTCGTGCTGGAAGGATTGCCTACGGTGCTGCTCGGCGTCGTGACCTGGTGGTATCTCGACGACAAGCCGGCCCACGCGCGCTGGCTGAGCGCCGCCGAGAAGCAGACACTCGACACGATGATCGCCCGCGACCGTGCCGCCGCCCTCGCCCAGCAAGCCCCGCGTGCCCGACAGCCGGGCGCGGCATCGGGCACAAACGGCAGCGTGTGGCGCGCGATCCTGACACCCAGCGTGGCGAAGTTCGCACTCGGGTATTTCTGCCTCGTCAACACGCTCTCGTTAGCGTCGTTGTGGATTCCGCAGATCGTGAAGAGCTTCGGCACCACGAGCAGCAATGTCACCATCGGCCTGCTCGCGGCCATTCCCTCGGTTTGCACCATTGCCGGCATGATCTGGTGGGGACGCCGATCCGATCGCCTGCAGGAGCGTCGCTGGCATCTGGTGCTGCCGATGCTCTTCTCCGCCGCCGGGTGGGTCGTCACCTGTTTCGCGCCTGACCCGTCGCTGCGCCTTGCAGGCGTGGCCATGGCCTCGACCGGCGCCTATACCGCGATGGCGATTTTCTGGACAGTGCCCGACCGCAGTCTGGCGCCGCATACGCGCGCACTTGGGCTGGCGGTCATCAACGCCGTCGGCAATCTGGGCTCTGCGCTGAGTCCGATTGTGGTGGGCATGCTCAAGGACTGGACACATTCGTTCACCTCGGGCCTGATGTTCGCGGCGGCGAGTCTGCTGGTCGGCATTGCGGTGTTGTGGTGCGCACCGTTGGGACAACGTCGCGTCGCCCACTGA
- a CDS encoding LysR family transcriptional regulator, with protein sequence MDKLRAMQTFVAIVDQGSLSAAARALNSSLPAVVRTLAALETSLDVRLLNRTTRRIALTEEGRGYLDTCRQILSELQEAEARLAARHEAPTGTLVVTAPVLFGQLHVAPALYRFLRAYPAVKCRLLLNDRVVNLWEEGIDVGIRISPLEDSTLVAQSVGAIRRVVVASPGCLAEQGEVTHPRELVGKNCIRSYGGSYGQWRFWEGGREFVVPVDGNLELSHGTAAVEACIDGMGYGCFLSYQVAAAMADGRLVRVLKDYEGPARPVSIVYPHARLLPSRTRAFVEWMKRALRDVPMM encoded by the coding sequence ATGGATAAACTTCGCGCCATGCAGACATTCGTCGCCATCGTCGATCAGGGCAGCCTGAGCGCTGCGGCGCGCGCGCTCAATTCCTCGCTCCCGGCGGTAGTGCGCACGCTGGCGGCGCTCGAGACTTCGCTCGACGTGCGTTTGCTCAATCGAACGACGCGCCGAATCGCGCTGACCGAAGAGGGGCGAGGGTATCTCGACACCTGCCGCCAGATTCTCAGCGAACTGCAAGAGGCCGAAGCGCGTCTCGCAGCGCGGCACGAAGCGCCGACGGGCACGCTTGTGGTCACGGCGCCAGTGCTCTTTGGGCAATTGCATGTGGCGCCTGCGTTGTATCGCTTCCTGCGCGCCTATCCGGCCGTCAAATGCCGGTTGCTGCTCAATGACCGCGTGGTGAATCTCTGGGAGGAGGGCATCGACGTCGGTATTCGCATCTCGCCGTTGGAAGATTCCACGCTCGTTGCGCAGAGCGTCGGGGCGATTCGCCGCGTGGTGGTGGCGAGTCCCGGGTGTCTGGCCGAGCAGGGCGAAGTGACGCATCCGCGCGAACTGGTCGGCAAGAACTGTATCCGCTCGTATGGCGGCAGCTATGGCCAGTGGCGCTTCTGGGAGGGCGGGCGCGAGTTCGTCGTGCCGGTCGACGGCAATCTCGAACTCAGTCACGGCACCGCGGCGGTCGAAGCGTGCATCGACGGGATGGGCTACGGCTGTTTTCTGTCGTATCAGGTTGCGGCAGCCATGGCCGATGGACGTCTGGTGCGCGTACTCAAGGACTACGAAGGGCCGGCGCGTCCCGTGAGCATCGTGTATCCGCACGCCCGACTGCTGCCGTCGCGGACAAGAGCATTCGTGGAGTGGATGAAGCGGGCGTTGCGCGACGTGCCGATGATGTGA
- a CDS encoding glutathione S-transferase family protein, with the protein MTRPVEAQVQRPVYPARPIRLYRHALSGHCHRVELMLHLLDLPYETIDIDLVAGEHKQPAYLAINLFGQVPAIDDDGVVIADSNAILTYLATRYDASGAWLPRDALTAAKVQRWLSVAAGDVAFGPAAARIVVLFNRAVDPTAMIERAKTLLSTMETYLSTPQAGAFLAGDAPTIADVACYAYLAHAPEGNVSLAPYPAVRAWLGRVAALPRFIPMASSACGLNAA; encoded by the coding sequence ATGACCCGCCCCGTCGAAGCCCAAGTTCAACGCCCCGTTTACCCTGCACGCCCGATCCGCCTCTATCGACACGCGCTCTCGGGTCACTGTCATCGCGTCGAACTGATGCTGCATCTGCTCGATCTGCCCTACGAGACCATCGACATCGACCTCGTGGCCGGCGAGCACAAGCAGCCCGCCTATCTCGCCATCAATCTCTTCGGACAAGTACCGGCCATCGACGACGACGGCGTGGTGATTGCCGATTCGAACGCGATCCTTACGTACCTCGCCACGCGCTACGACGCCAGCGGCGCCTGGCTACCGCGCGACGCGCTCACCGCCGCGAAGGTGCAGCGTTGGCTGTCGGTGGCGGCAGGCGACGTGGCGTTCGGCCCGGCGGCAGCGCGTATCGTCGTGCTGTTCAATCGTGCCGTCGACCCGACGGCGATGATCGAGCGCGCCAAGACCCTGCTCTCGACGATGGAGACGTATCTGAGCACGCCGCAAGCCGGGGCGTTCCTCGCGGGCGACGCACCCACGATTGCCGACGTTGCGTGCTACGCGTATCTCGCGCACGCGCCGGAGGGCAATGTCTCGCTCGCCCCCTATCCCGCTGTGCGCGCTTGGTTGGGCCGGGTGGCCGCGCTGCCGCGCTTTATACCGATGGCGTCGAGCGCGTGCGGCCTGAATGCGGCCTGA
- a CDS encoding pyridoxamine 5'-phosphate oxidase family protein codes for MTAPVETSIATSPFHAGEMAVQTLAGSREAMAEVGARVIRTAMPEQHRQFFAQLPFLVAGALDAHGQPWATLLSGTPGFAHSPDPTLLRVDTLPPVTDPLHGAMRLDAPVGLLGLEPSTRRRNRVNGRVVEADARGFAIRVAQSFGNCPQYIRKRELTPHRHNEAPVAEAAQMSLDDDAQWQIASADTFFIATHYAGEGASERSAGADVSHRGGKPGFVRVEDAHTLMWPDFRGNAYYNTLGNLHVNPRAGLVFVDFASGDLLHVAGDADILWQNETQSGFEGALRLVRVHVREVRRVRGALPAHWRDGDASPSVDRTGAWPTA; via the coding sequence ATGACCGCGCCTGTAGAAACCTCGATCGCCACCTCGCCGTTTCACGCCGGTGAGATGGCCGTACAAACGCTCGCCGGTTCCCGAGAAGCGATGGCGGAAGTCGGGGCGCGCGTCATTCGTACCGCCATGCCGGAGCAGCATCGCCAGTTCTTCGCACAATTGCCGTTTCTCGTCGCAGGCGCGCTCGACGCCCACGGCCAACCGTGGGCAACGCTGCTGAGCGGCACGCCCGGTTTCGCGCACTCGCCCGATCCAACGCTGCTGCGTGTCGACACATTGCCGCCCGTGACCGATCCGTTGCATGGTGCGATGAGGTTGGACGCACCGGTCGGCCTGTTGGGACTGGAGCCGTCGACCCGCCGGCGGAATCGCGTGAACGGGCGAGTCGTCGAAGCCGACGCACGCGGCTTCGCGATTCGCGTTGCGCAGAGTTTCGGCAATTGCCCGCAGTACATCCGCAAGCGCGAGCTCACACCGCACCGCCACAATGAAGCGCCTGTGGCAGAGGCGGCGCAAATGTCGCTCGACGACGACGCACAATGGCAGATCGCCAGCGCCGACACCTTCTTCATCGCCACGCATTACGCCGGAGAAGGGGCAAGCGAACGGAGTGCCGGCGCGGACGTGTCGCATCGCGGTGGCAAGCCGGGCTTCGTGCGTGTCGAGGACGCGCACACCCTGATGTGGCCCGATTTTCGCGGCAATGCGTACTACAACACGCTCGGTAATCTGCACGTCAATCCGCGTGCGGGACTGGTGTTCGTCGATTTTGCGTCAGGCGATTTGCTTCACGTCGCGGGCGACGCCGACATTCTGTGGCAGAACGAAACACAGAGCGGCTTCGAAGGGGCCTTGCGGCTCGTGCGCGTGCATGTGCGCGAAGTGCGTCGCGTGCGCGGCGCGCTACCCGCCCACTGGCGCGACGGCGACGCCTCGCCCTCCGTCGACAGGACCGGGGCCTGGCCAACCGCGTGA
- a CDS encoding DMT family transporter — MQIESLAWRRHGATLLFVLLWSGGALAAKWGLTNASAFAFLVVRLGVAFAALTLIALTRRQWWPAPGTRWQVAGTGVLLIGGYQAAYLLALANGITPGALATVLGVQPILTLVALERAHSARRLAGLAVALAGLALVVAQSLVSAKLSAAGSVWALSALACMTLGTLAQKGSRQTPLDVLPLQYAVGLALALLVAPTQPWHIDDSWGFWLPLLYMSLVISVGATLLLYRMIATGNLVTVTSLFYLVPVVTALLDWGVFGHRPTGLAVAGTAAILLGLRLALR, encoded by the coding sequence ATGCAAATCGAAAGTCTCGCGTGGCGCCGGCATGGCGCAACGCTCTTGTTCGTTCTGCTGTGGAGTGGCGGTGCATTGGCCGCCAAATGGGGGCTGACAAACGCGTCGGCGTTTGCGTTTCTCGTGGTGCGGCTTGGCGTAGCCTTCGCAGCGCTGACGCTCATCGCTCTGACGCGCCGCCAATGGTGGCCGGCGCCAGGCACGCGATGGCAAGTCGCCGGCACCGGCGTGTTGCTCATCGGCGGCTATCAGGCGGCGTATCTGCTGGCGCTGGCGAACGGCATCACTCCGGGGGCGCTCGCGACCGTGCTGGGCGTGCAGCCGATTCTCACGCTCGTAGCCCTTGAGCGAGCGCATAGCGCGCGGCGCCTCGCCGGGCTTGCCGTCGCGCTGGCAGGACTGGCGCTCGTCGTCGCGCAGAGCCTGGTGTCGGCGAAATTGTCGGCGGCGGGCTCGGTATGGGCGTTAAGCGCACTCGCCTGCATGACGCTCGGCACCCTCGCGCAGAAAGGCTCGCGTCAAACGCCGCTCGACGTGCTGCCGCTGCAATACGCGGTCGGGCTCGCGCTGGCGTTGCTGGTCGCACCCACCCAGCCGTGGCACATCGACGACTCGTGGGGCTTCTGGTTACCGCTGCTCTACATGAGCCTCGTGATTTCGGTCGGCGCCACGCTGCTGCTCTACCGGATGATCGCCACGGGCAACCTCGTCACCGTTACGAGCCTGTTCTATCTGGTTCCCGTGGTGACGGCATTGCTCGACTGGGGCGTCTTCGGCCATCGCCCGACAGGGCTCGCGGTCGCGGGAACCGCCGCCATCCTGCTCGGGCTGCGTCTGGCGCTTCGGTAA
- a CDS encoding LysR family transcriptional regulator → MDLLDDMRIFVTAVDAMSFTGAAAKLGLSKQFVSRRISSLEQALGVRLLLRTTRRLSVTDLGRIYYERARRILDDVEAANLAVSSQGERPRGNLRVSAPMSFGTMFLGSVMPSFLTTYPDVTIELELNDRTVDIIAEGYDVAVRIGELADSSLIARPVAPMRMVTCASPRYLEAHGVPQTPDDLRDHALLPYGHTQRVNWTYAQDGHSIDVPVSGRLRVNNGELARDAAMAGLGLTWLPVFIVAPALLNGRLVTVLDDYAPAPMAIHVVYPQHRQASLVIRAFSDFLASACSVAGSQW, encoded by the coding sequence ATGGACTTGCTCGACGATATGCGCATCTTCGTCACCGCCGTGGACGCCATGAGCTTTACGGGCGCGGCGGCGAAGCTCGGGCTTTCGAAACAGTTCGTGAGCCGGCGCATCTCGTCGCTGGAGCAGGCGCTGGGCGTGCGGTTGCTGTTGCGCACCACGCGGCGGCTGTCGGTCACGGATCTCGGCCGGATCTACTACGAGCGCGCCCGGCGCATTCTCGACGACGTGGAGGCCGCCAATCTCGCCGTGAGCAGTCAGGGCGAGCGCCCGCGCGGCAATTTACGTGTCTCCGCCCCCATGTCGTTCGGAACGATGTTCCTCGGATCGGTCATGCCGTCGTTTCTCACGACCTATCCCGACGTCACGATCGAACTTGAGTTGAACGACCGGACCGTCGACATCATTGCCGAAGGCTACGACGTGGCGGTACGCATCGGCGAGCTGGCCGATTCGTCGCTGATCGCACGGCCAGTCGCCCCCATGCGAATGGTCACCTGCGCCAGCCCGCGCTATCTGGAAGCCCACGGCGTGCCCCAGACCCCGGACGACCTGCGCGACCACGCGCTGCTGCCCTACGGCCACACCCAACGCGTGAACTGGACCTACGCACAGGACGGTCATTCGATCGACGTTCCCGTCTCTGGGCGCCTGCGCGTCAACAACGGGGAACTGGCGCGCGACGCCGCCATGGCGGGACTTGGCCTGACATGGTTACCGGTGTTTATCGTCGCGCCAGCGCTGCTGAATGGGCGGCTGGTGACGGTGCTGGACGACTACGCGCCTGCGCCGATGGCCATTCACGTTGTCTATCCGCAGCATCGTCAGGCATCACTCGTGATTCGGGCGTTCTCGGATTTTCTGGCGTCGGCGTGCAGCGTAGCGGGCTCGCAATGGTGA
- the argG gene encoding argininosuccinate synthase produces the protein MTTILQHIPTGQRVGIAFSGGLDTSAALLWMRQKGAIPYAYTANLGQPDEPDYEEIPRRAMGYGAENARLIDCRTQLVAEGIAALQSGAFHISTAGVTYFNTTPIGRAVTGTMLVAAMKEDGVNIWGDGSTYKGNDIERFYRYGLLTNPGLQIYKPWLDQTFIDELGGRKEMSEFLIANGFDYKMSVEKAYSTDSNMLGATHEAKDLEHLNSGIKIVQPIMGVPFWRDDCAIKAEEVTVRFEEGQPVALNGKTFANAVELFEEANRIGGRHGLGMSDQIENRIIEAKSRGIYEAPGLALLFIAYERLVTGIHNEDTIEQYRENGRRLGRLLYQGRWFDPQAIMLRETAQRWVARAVTGEVTLELRRGNDYSLLNTTSPNLTYKPERLTMEKGDSVFTPLDRIGQLTMRTLDIVDTREKLMTYAKAGLLTASSDDALPQLEGKKD, from the coding sequence ATGACCACGATTCTGCAACACATCCCCACGGGACAACGGGTCGGTATCGCCTTTTCGGGCGGTCTCGACACCAGCGCTGCGCTGCTTTGGATGCGCCAAAAAGGCGCGATTCCGTACGCTTACACGGCCAATCTGGGTCAGCCGGACGAACCGGACTACGAGGAAATCCCGCGCCGCGCCATGGGTTACGGTGCAGAAAATGCCCGCCTGATCGACTGCCGCACGCAACTCGTGGCAGAAGGCATCGCCGCCCTCCAGTCGGGCGCGTTCCATATCTCGACGGCCGGTGTCACCTACTTCAACACCACGCCGATCGGTCGCGCCGTCACGGGCACCATGCTCGTCGCCGCGATGAAGGAAGATGGCGTCAACATCTGGGGTGATGGCAGCACGTACAAGGGCAATGACATCGAGCGCTTCTACCGCTACGGTCTCTTGACCAACCCGGGCCTGCAAATCTACAAGCCGTGGCTGGACCAGACGTTCATCGACGAACTCGGCGGCCGCAAGGAAATGTCGGAATTCCTGATCGCCAACGGCTTCGATTACAAGATGTCGGTCGAGAAGGCCTATTCGACGGACTCGAACATGCTGGGCGCGACCCACGAAGCCAAGGATCTGGAGCACCTGAATTCGGGCATCAAGATCGTGCAGCCGATCATGGGCGTGCCGTTCTGGCGCGACGATTGCGCAATCAAGGCGGAAGAAGTCACCGTGCGCTTCGAAGAGGGTCAACCGGTGGCGCTGAACGGCAAGACGTTTGCCAACGCCGTCGAACTGTTCGAAGAAGCCAACCGCATCGGTGGCCGTCACGGTCTGGGCATGAGCGATCAGATCGAAAACCGCATCATTGAAGCGAAGAGCCGCGGCATCTACGAAGCCCCGGGCCTCGCGCTGCTGTTCATCGCTTACGAGCGACTCGTGACCGGCATCCACAACGAAGACACCATCGAGCAATACCGCGAAAACGGCCGCCGTCTGGGCCGTCTGCTGTATCAGGGCCGTTGGTTCGACCCGCAGGCCATCATGCTGCGCGAGACGGCACAACGCTGGGTGGCACGCGCCGTGACCGGCGAGGTCACCCTTGAGCTGCGTCGCGGCAACGATTACTCGCTGCTCAATACAACGTCGCCGAACCTCACCTACAAGCCCGAGCGTCTGACCATGGAAAAGGGCGACTCGGTCTTCACGCCGCTCGACCGTATCGGTCAACTCACGATGCGCACCCTCGACATCGTCGACACGCGCGAGAAGCTGATGACCTACGCCAAGGCCGGTCTGCTCACCGCATCGAGCGACGACGCCCTGCCGCAGCTCGAAGGCAAGAAAGACTAA
- a CDS encoding HdeD family acid-resistance protein has product MVRLILLLLGVDYLRRRARALIWIGAIFLAFGLALIVDALDGVVHFPLKVFAWLLLLEGLATLAIVTIGVGGQRIVRGLKGGTFTVAALLVLFFDQQYGNFWLSMLFGTLFLADGLLQCVAAYVVRYPRWAWAMAGGLLEIAVAIFFYQPYPTHYKGTLPYAIGLGLAFTGWNVLVLAMRARRMRRDFRVEQILGSPEEKRHLWETRPRAPRWEGPPTDSEPALTVHVWTPSGSAKAPARRHPVIDRYIAAVDKNGVISTGHAALESHEGIYVSLYPAKEIDRSPDQFGQLLRATRENDVPGVFQPDYATESKAWCPSTVKVRIRNYSPRQLSAFWETYRLNPTYNLTHRNCSSSVAKALEAAIEGRVGQLPNGADAGWWTFVRLWLTPELWVAAQLRKRAKTMAWTPGLVLDYARAVSMLVDPRPFGWITMSSLALRRMRRSRRAWREAAEQAAVAQAQSNQASHG; this is encoded by the coding sequence TTGGTACGTCTGATACTACTGTTGCTTGGCGTCGATTACTTGCGGCGCCGGGCGCGCGCGCTGATCTGGATCGGCGCGATCTTCCTTGCCTTCGGGCTGGCCCTGATCGTCGATGCCCTCGACGGTGTTGTCCACTTCCCGCTCAAGGTGTTCGCCTGGCTGCTCCTGCTCGAAGGGCTGGCCACACTCGCCATCGTCACGATCGGCGTGGGCGGCCAGCGCATCGTGCGCGGCCTCAAGGGCGGCACGTTCACCGTCGCCGCACTGCTTGTACTTTTCTTCGATCAGCAATACGGCAACTTCTGGTTGTCGATGCTGTTCGGCACCCTGTTCCTCGCCGACGGCCTGCTGCAATGTGTGGCCGCATACGTCGTGCGATATCCGCGCTGGGCGTGGGCCATGGCGGGCGGGTTGCTTGAAATTGCCGTCGCGATCTTCTTCTACCAGCCATATCCGACACACTACAAAGGCACGCTGCCGTACGCCATCGGGCTGGGACTCGCGTTCACCGGCTGGAACGTGCTGGTGCTCGCCATGCGCGCGCGACGTATGCGCCGCGACTTCCGTGTCGAGCAGATTCTCGGCAGCCCGGAGGAAAAGCGCCACCTGTGGGAAACGCGCCCGCGCGCGCCTCGCTGGGAAGGCCCGCCCACCGATTCCGAACCGGCACTGACGGTGCACGTCTGGACACCGTCGGGCTCGGCCAAGGCGCCGGCGCGCCGCCATCCGGTGATCGATCGTTACATCGCCGCGGTCGACAAGAACGGTGTGATTTCTACAGGCCACGCAGCACTCGAAAGCCACGAGGGCATTTACGTCAGTCTGTATCCGGCCAAGGAAATCGACCGCTCTCCCGACCAATTCGGGCAACTGCTGCGCGCGACACGCGAAAACGATGTGCCGGGCGTGTTCCAACCGGACTACGCAACGGAATCGAAGGCATGGTGTCCGTCGACGGTCAAAGTCCGCATTCGCAACTACAGCCCCCGGCAGCTAAGCGCTTTCTGGGAGACGTACCGGCTGAACCCCACGTATAACCTCACGCACCGCAACTGCTCAAGCAGTGTCGCCAAGGCGCTTGAGGCCGCTATCGAAGGCCGGGTGGGGCAATTGCCGAATGGGGCGGACGCCGGCTGGTGGACGTTCGTGCGCCTGTGGCTCACGCCGGAACTGTGGGTTGCGGCGCAACTGCGCAAGCGCGCCAAGACAATGGCCTGGACGCCGGGTCTGGTGCTCGATTACGCCCGCGCGGTGAGCATGCTTGTCGATCCGCGCCCGTTCGGCTGGATCACGATGTCGTCGCTCGCGCTGCGCCGCATGCGCCGCTCGCGTCGCGCATGGCGAGAGGCCGCCGAGCAGGCCGCCGTTGCGCAGGCGCAGAGCAATCAGGCCTCGCACGGTTGA